Below is a genomic region from Chloroflexota bacterium.
ATGGCATTCAGAAATGCTCCTCAACCTCTGGTCCCCCCTCCTGCTTTGCAGTCGGCTATTCCTCAAAACCGCGTAACACGATGAAATATAGCCAGGTCAACGTCAGGATCACCATCGTGATGAGATAAGCCACAGCCGAGCCATAACCGAAGTTGAAAAACTGGAATGTCTGTTGATAAGCATAAACGTTCAGGACCATAGTAGCATCTAGTGGACCACCTTTGGTAAGCACCCAGATGAGATCAAAGGTCTTAAGGGCCCACATCGTCTCTATAACCATAAGGACGAGGATAACTGGCTTCAGCCAGGGTAAGGTTATGTGGCGAAAGCAGGCCCAGCCCCCGGCCCCATCAACCATGGCCGCATCCTCTAGCTCACGGGGAACAGTCTGTAGCGCGGCCAAAAGCATTAAGGCTGCAAAGGGGACGGCCTTCCAAACGTCAGCGAAAATTATCACGGCCATGGCCTCTCTAGGCTCAGCCAGCCAGACGTGATAGCGGTCGATCAAACGTAGGTTAGATAGGATGGCATTCAGGACGCCGAAGTTACCGTGGTAGATCCAGCCCCACACCAGGGCATTGACGACGTAAGAGAGGGCCCAGGGGATGAGAAAGAGAACCTTGAATATCCGTATCCCAAAAAGGGCTCGGTTCAGAACCAG
It encodes:
- a CDS encoding sugar ABC transporter permease; protein product: MRVVALPDLLRERSLESLLKERGLALLFLAPSLLVLLVLIGWSVGYALFLSFQNVIVVGGRVGYEFIGLRNYLAFLEDARLQQTLSQTFIYSVFRVTSIMLIAMVLALVLNRALFGIRIFKVLFLIPWALSYVVNALVWGWIYHGNFGVLNAILSNLRLIDRYHVWLAEPREAMAVIIFADVWKAVPFAALMLLAALQTVPRELEDAAMVDGAGGWACFRHITLPWLKPVILVLMVIETMWALKTFDLIWVLTKGGPLDATMVLNVYAYQQTFQFFNFGYGSAVAYLITMVILTLTWLYFIVLRGFEE